In Persicimonas caeni, a single window of DNA contains:
- a CDS encoding UDP-glucose dehydrogenase family protein, which yields MKIAVVGTGYVGLVTGACLANVGNEVICADKDAAKVELLNAGGIPIYEEGLETIVKRNRADGRIRFTTDTGEAVRESDVVFIAVGTPPDEDGSADLKHVLAVAKEIGENMNGHKIVICKSTVPVGTCDKVAKVISSVTEHDFDVASNPEFLKEGTAINDFQSPDRVVIGCASREAAETIGELYKPFMRRSERIVYMDVRSAEMTKYASNAMLATKISFINEIANICDRVGADVEKVRTGMSLDERIGPHFIYPGVGYGGSCFPKDVRAIASLGKENDIDTKLLDAVRDVNGSQKLRLYHAAKAKFGSLEGKKFAVWGLSFKPRTDDVREAPSLLNIRLFVEEGAQVAVTDPEAIDNARRDLADLGDAVKFADDDYAVLEDADALFIFTEWEEFRSPNFDRLKGLMSAPVIFDGRNLYQPDKMRERGFDYFSVGRP from the coding sequence ATGAAGATCGCAGTCGTTGGAACCGGATATGTAGGTCTCGTAACGGGGGCTTGTCTGGCCAATGTTGGCAACGAAGTCATCTGCGCTGACAAAGATGCGGCCAAAGTCGAACTCCTCAACGCCGGCGGTATTCCGATCTACGAGGAAGGCTTGGAGACCATCGTCAAACGCAACCGAGCCGACGGTCGCATTCGCTTCACCACCGACACCGGTGAGGCTGTGCGTGAATCCGACGTTGTGTTCATCGCGGTGGGTACCCCGCCCGACGAAGACGGATCTGCCGACCTCAAGCATGTGCTCGCTGTCGCCAAAGAGATCGGCGAGAACATGAACGGTCACAAGATCGTGATCTGCAAGAGTACAGTGCCGGTGGGCACATGCGACAAGGTGGCCAAGGTGATCTCCTCGGTGACCGAGCACGACTTCGACGTGGCCTCCAACCCCGAGTTCCTCAAAGAGGGCACCGCCATCAACGACTTCCAGTCGCCCGATCGCGTCGTCATCGGCTGCGCCAGCCGCGAGGCCGCTGAGACCATCGGCGAGTTGTACAAGCCGTTCATGCGCCGCAGTGAGCGTATCGTCTACATGGACGTACGCAGCGCTGAGATGACGAAGTATGCCTCCAACGCGATGCTTGCGACCAAAATCTCGTTCATCAACGAGATCGCCAACATCTGCGATCGTGTCGGCGCCGACGTCGAGAAGGTGCGCACCGGTATGAGCCTCGACGAGCGCATCGGGCCGCATTTCATCTATCCGGGCGTGGGCTACGGCGGCAGTTGCTTTCCCAAGGATGTGCGCGCGATCGCCAGCCTGGGCAAAGAGAACGACATCGACACCAAGCTTCTCGACGCGGTGCGCGACGTGAATGGTTCGCAAAAGCTCCGCTTGTATCACGCAGCGAAGGCGAAATTTGGTTCGCTCGAGGGCAAGAAATTTGCGGTATGGGGCCTGAGCTTCAAACCTCGAACGGACGACGTGCGCGAAGCGCCGTCGCTGCTCAATATTCGGCTTTTTGTCGAAGAGGGCGCCCAAGTTGCCGTGACCGATCCGGAGGCCATTGACAATGCTCGCCGCGACCTGGCGGATCTGGGTGACGCCGTCAAGTTTGCCGACGACGACTACGCGGTCCTCGAGGATGCCGATGCGTTGTTCATCTTCACCGAGTGGGAAGAGTTCCGCAGCCCGAACTTCGATCGGCTCAAGGGACTGATGAGCGCTCCGGTCATCTTCGACGGGCGCAACCTGTACCAGCCGGACAAAATGCGCGAGCGAGGCTTCGACTACTTCAGCGTGGGTCGTCCCTAA